The Acropora palmata chromosome 10, jaAcrPala1.3, whole genome shotgun sequence genome contains a region encoding:
- the LOC141895307 gene encoding uncharacterized protein LOC141895307 isoform X1, which produces MHIDAESRVKPEMSFSRSPSSSPTYEKRLVFRLQGHEGAVVFCAVDPKAKLLATCSTDRTINVWTITTGQLLRALKGGHTEEVTSCSFCSIGPILASSSIDKKVILWNYESGKRASRLELHHDAVLFCAFSKDGKFLASASRDKTARIYKIRPGAGEFVPGGDVKELSGHKGAVNVVKFSPDGAVALTGSDDRTIRAWKRENDWECVCVLNQFTAPIKSVIFSPVDPVFASLDGNRTTLWTMKGQKYEAENSVDIRSSEKQLKAVSFIPDGRFIMGVATDKTINIWDSVKKNTWLNLPNAKPNQHEGAILTCCFAGRNFISADADGFTFIWELV; this is translated from the exons ATGCATATAGATG CGGAAAGTCGCGTAAAACCGGAGATGTCCTTCTCACGAAGTCCAAGCAGTTCCCCCACGTATGAAAAGCGTTTGGTTTTCCGTCTTCAAGGGCACGAAGGAGCTGTGGTATTTTGTGCTGTCGATCCCAAAGCGAAACTACTTGCAACATGCTCAACCGATCGGACAATCAATGTTTGGACGATTACTACAGGACAGCTTCTGAGAGCTCTCAAAGGTGGTCACACTGAAGAGGTTACATCTTGTTCTTTCTGTTCAATTGGGCCAATTTTAGCTTCGTCTTCCATCGACAAAAAAGTAATTCTATGGAATTATGAAAGCGGAAAGCGCGCTTCTCGTTTAG AATTACACCACGATGCTGTACTCTTTTGTGCGTTTTCAAAGGATGGAAAGTTCCTCGCTTCTGCTTCCCGCGACAAAACCGCCCGCATATACAAAATACGCCCTGGGGCCGGGGAGTTTGTTCCCGGAGGGGACGTCAAAGAACTCTCCGGGCACAAAGGCGCTGTCAACGTGGTGAAATTTTCTCCTGATGGCGCTGTAGCATTGACAGGCTCAGATGACAGAACAATTCGTGCATGGAAAAGAGAAAACGACTGGGAATGTGTGTGTGTACTCAACCAATTCACCGCACCAATCAAAAGCGTGATATTCTCACCAGTCGATCCTGTCTTTGCGTCCCTAGATGGAAACAGAACAACACTCTGGACAATGAAGGGCCAAAAGTATGAGGCGGAGAACAGTGTAGATATCAGAAGCAGCGAAAAACAGCTAAAG GCTGTTTCTTTTATTCCCGATGGAAGATTCATAATGGGTGTGGCCACTGATAAAACAATCAACATTTGGGACTCCGTGAAAAAGAACACTTGGCTTAACCTGCCCAACGCAAA gCCAAACCAACACGAGGGAGCGATTCTGACTTGTTGCTTTGCCGGAAGAAACTTCATTTCGGCTGATGCTGATGGCTTCACTTTTATTTGGGAGCTTGTTTAA
- the LOC141895305 gene encoding carboxypeptidase D-like, with amino-acid sequence MLISCRVFVVIFLLSLEARGFQQKKIVDFTHHDYEKMTNILKVFEKKYPSITRLYPLGQSVQNRTLWVLEISDNPGTHEPGEPEFKYIGNMHGNEVVSREILLHFIEYLLEGYNNDAEIRKLINNTRIHIMPSMNPDGYEAAKTDDGSSIERCTGVVGRPNAKGVDLNRNFPDQFEGEEKKLAKETQLVKEWIDRVPFVMSANLHGGSLVANYPYDNRPDQRSLYSESPDDDIFRAMALTYSLNHPKMHLNKPACQGDNFKDGITNGAAWYSVSGGMQDYNYVNSNCFEITVEVSCCKFPGANTLQTFWQENKKSLLEYLKLVQTGLKGFVKDKVSNKGIEGAEIGIVGRSHPVRSAKDGDYWRLLVPGTYHVKVHKRGYFPETKIVKVRDGQAASMDFFLRQNGEKRDDLQLAEVKEKNGKKPVPISLVIGLTVVCVISLMLALALVIMIVKKYRGDGNIKTEYSAIDSEP; translated from the exons ATGTTGATATCGTGTCGAGTTTTCGTcgtcattttcttgttgtcaCTGGAAGCTCGAGGAttccaacaaaaaaagattgtTGATTTCACGCATCATGATTATGAAAAGATGACGAACATTCTCAAGGTTTTCGAAAAGAAGTACCCATCCATAACTCGGCTTTATCCACTGGGGCAATCTGTACAAAACAGGACTTTGTGGGTCTTGGAAATCAGTGATAACCCTGGAACACATGAACCCGGGGAGCCAGAGTTCAAATACATTGGAAACATGCATGGAAACGAAGTTGTGAGCCGCGAAATTCTTCTccattttattgaatatttaCTAGAAGGATATAACAACGACGCTGAAATAAGAAAGCTGATCAATAACACTAGAATTCATATCATGCCATCGATGAATCCAGATGGCTATGAGGCAGCCAAAACAGATGATGGTAGTTCGATTGAAAGATGTACAGGGGTGGTAGGAAGACCAAATGCTAAAGGTGTTGACTTAAACCG caattttccCGACCAGtttgaaggagaagaaaagaaGTTGGCCAAAGAAACTCAGTTGGTTAAGGAATGGATTGACAGAGTTCCTTTTGTTATGTCAGCTAATTTGCATGGAGGTTCCTTGGTGGCAAATTATCCTTATGATAACAGGCCAGACCAACGAAGCCTGTACAGTGAATCGCCTGATGATGACATCTTCCGTGCAATGGCATTGACTTATTCTCTTAACCACCCCAAGATGCATTTGAATAAACCAGCTTGCCAAGGAGATAATTTTAAAGATG GAATAACCAATGGTGCGGCATGGTACTCAGTCTCTGGTGGAATGCAAGACTATAATTATGTCAACAGTAACTGTTTTGAGATTACAGTTGAAGTCAGCTGTTGCAAGTTTCCTGGGGCAAACACCCTTCAAACATTCTGGCAGGAAAACAAGAAGTCATTGCTAGAGTATTTGAAGCTTGTTCAAACTGGTCTTAAGGGTTTTGTCAAGGACAAGGTCTCTAACAAAG GAATTGAAGGTGCAGAAATAGGCATTGTGGGCCGCAGTCATCCTGTTAGAAGTGCTAAAGATGGAGATTACTGGCGATTGCTTGTTCCTGGAACATACCATGTTAAAGTTCATAAAAGAGGCTACTTTCCAGAAACAAAGATTGTCAAGGTTAGAGATGGCCAAGCTGCAAGTATGGACTTCTTCCTTCGGCAAAATGGAGAGAAAAGGGACGACTTACAACTGGCGgaagtgaaggaaaaaaatggcaaaaagcCTGTGCCCATTTCACTGGTCATTGGCTTGACAGTTGTTTGTGTCATTTCACTGATGTTAGCTTTGGCACTGGTTATCATGATTGTGAAGAAATACAGAGGTGATGGCAACATCAAGACCGAATACTCTGCAATCGACTCTgaaccttaa
- the LOC141895307 gene encoding uncharacterized protein LOC141895307 isoform X2, giving the protein MSFSRSPSSSPTYEKRLVFRLQGHEGAVVFCAVDPKAKLLATCSTDRTINVWTITTGQLLRALKGGHTEEVTSCSFCSIGPILASSSIDKKVILWNYESGKRASRLELHHDAVLFCAFSKDGKFLASASRDKTARIYKIRPGAGEFVPGGDVKELSGHKGAVNVVKFSPDGAVALTGSDDRTIRAWKRENDWECVCVLNQFTAPIKSVIFSPVDPVFASLDGNRTTLWTMKGQKYEAENSVDIRSSEKQLKAVSFIPDGRFIMGVATDKTINIWDSVKKNTWLNLPNAKPNQHEGAILTCCFAGRNFISADADGFTFIWELV; this is encoded by the exons ATGTCCTTCTCACGAAGTCCAAGCAGTTCCCCCACGTATGAAAAGCGTTTGGTTTTCCGTCTTCAAGGGCACGAAGGAGCTGTGGTATTTTGTGCTGTCGATCCCAAAGCGAAACTACTTGCAACATGCTCAACCGATCGGACAATCAATGTTTGGACGATTACTACAGGACAGCTTCTGAGAGCTCTCAAAGGTGGTCACACTGAAGAGGTTACATCTTGTTCTTTCTGTTCAATTGGGCCAATTTTAGCTTCGTCTTCCATCGACAAAAAAGTAATTCTATGGAATTATGAAAGCGGAAAGCGCGCTTCTCGTTTAG AATTACACCACGATGCTGTACTCTTTTGTGCGTTTTCAAAGGATGGAAAGTTCCTCGCTTCTGCTTCCCGCGACAAAACCGCCCGCATATACAAAATACGCCCTGGGGCCGGGGAGTTTGTTCCCGGAGGGGACGTCAAAGAACTCTCCGGGCACAAAGGCGCTGTCAACGTGGTGAAATTTTCTCCTGATGGCGCTGTAGCATTGACAGGCTCAGATGACAGAACAATTCGTGCATGGAAAAGAGAAAACGACTGGGAATGTGTGTGTGTACTCAACCAATTCACCGCACCAATCAAAAGCGTGATATTCTCACCAGTCGATCCTGTCTTTGCGTCCCTAGATGGAAACAGAACAACACTCTGGACAATGAAGGGCCAAAAGTATGAGGCGGAGAACAGTGTAGATATCAGAAGCAGCGAAAAACAGCTAAAG GCTGTTTCTTTTATTCCCGATGGAAGATTCATAATGGGTGTGGCCACTGATAAAACAATCAACATTTGGGACTCCGTGAAAAAGAACACTTGGCTTAACCTGCCCAACGCAAA gCCAAACCAACACGAGGGAGCGATTCTGACTTGTTGCTTTGCCGGAAGAAACTTCATTTCGGCTGATGCTGATGGCTTCACTTTTATTTGGGAGCTTGTTTAA